One Rhodospirillales bacterium DNA segment encodes these proteins:
- a CDS encoding 8-amino-7-oxononanoate synthase, with protein MQRLAHDLDRLKSASRYRSLSLPRGVDFTSNDYLGLAGHPALRQAVMDALAEDALAGAAGSRLLRGHLRQHAELEDFAARFFRAERALYFSTGFLANFALFTTLPHRHDAVVFDEFVHASVKEGVHAGLAARFKARHNDVDAFADAVRRARRAGARDVWLAVESVYSMDGDVAPVAELHALAHDLDAMLIVDEAHASGIFGATGRGFTEDRYDDRLITLHTCGKGLGVAGGLLVGPALVMDYMINAARPFIYSTAPPPYVAAAVRRALELVDAEPWRRRRLLELATHAASALAKTTGRAASTGSTQIIPVILGADATAVSAAEALQRAGFDVRAIRPPTVPVGTARLRISIGLDRSEGEITALADALAGVLQKAIA; from the coding sequence ATGCAACGGCTGGCGCACGATCTCGATCGGCTGAAGAGCGCATCACGGTATCGCTCGCTTAGCCTGCCGCGCGGCGTCGACTTTACCTCGAACGACTATCTCGGTCTCGCCGGGCACCCCGCGCTGAGACAAGCGGTGATGGATGCGCTGGCGGAGGACGCACTCGCCGGTGCGGCGGGATCGCGTTTACTCCGTGGCCATCTGCGTCAACACGCCGAACTCGAAGACTTCGCCGCGCGCTTTTTCCGGGCGGAAAGGGCGCTCTATTTTTCGACCGGCTTTCTCGCCAATTTTGCCCTGTTCACCACGCTGCCCCACCGGCACGACGCGGTCGTCTTCGACGAGTTCGTACATGCGAGCGTCAAGGAAGGCGTGCATGCCGGCCTCGCGGCTCGCTTCAAGGCGCGGCACAACGATGTGGACGCTTTCGCCGATGCGGTTCGCCGCGCCCGCCGCGCCGGGGCCCGCGATGTCTGGCTGGCGGTCGAAAGCGTCTACAGCATGGATGGCGATGTTGCGCCGGTCGCCGAATTGCATGCCCTCGCCCACGATCTCGACGCGATGCTCATCGTCGATGAAGCGCATGCCTCGGGTATATTCGGCGCGACGGGCCGCGGCTTTACCGAAGACCGATATGATGATCGCCTGATCACCTTGCACACCTGCGGCAAAGGGTTGGGAGTGGCCGGTGGCCTGCTGGTCGGCCCCGCCCTGGTCATGGACTACATGATCAACGCCGCACGTCCGTTCATCTACTCGACCGCGCCACCACCCTACGTCGCCGCGGCGGTCAGGCGTGCGCTCGAACTCGTCGATGCCGAGCCATGGCGGCGGCGGCGCCTTCTTGAACTGGCGACGCACGCCGCCAGTGCTCTGGCAAAAACGACAGGGCGCGCGGCCAGTACGGGCTCCACCCAGATCATCCCGGTGATCCTCGGAGCCGACGCCACCGCAGTCAGCGCGGCCGAGGCGCTGCAGCGCGCCGGCTTCGACGTGCGCGCGATCCGCCCGCCGACGGTACCCGTCGGCACCGCGCGCCTACGCATCTCGATCGGCCTTGATCGCAGCGAAGGCGAAATCACCGCGTTGGCCGACGCGCTTGCTGGCGTGTTGCAGAAGGCGATCGCATGA